One window of the Allorhizobium ampelinum S4 genome contains the following:
- a CDS encoding MFS transporter: MAVESSTGLEHQLRGAKRTVAILTAAQAVLGSVAPLSFSLGGLAGYQMLGADKSLATAPLTGFNIGVALGAVAIAIASRLFGRKAAFIIGAGSAAIGGLVATLALFRIDFWLFAFGLLLIGLSSGFTQKIRFAAADSSPSYFKGEAISWILAGGIVSAILGPQLAIWLKDLFEPVLFAGAFLALAPLMLLAIGILSFVHLVQPLGHHDDSAKPARPLREIVLTQRFITGMICGICTYALMTFMMTGAPLAMVIGCGFTSDQATLGIQWHVIAMFAPSFFTGRLIRRFGAEKIVAAGLLILMGCAVVAHMGVELWNFWGALVLLGIGWNFGFIGATAIVASSYRPQEADKVQGFHDIILFSTVALSSFSSGKVFTAYGWSVMNLVIWPVTVLCLVLIALQLLAEHRAKA, translated from the coding sequence ATGGCAGTGGAAAGCAGCACTGGCCTTGAGCATCAGTTGCGAGGTGCCAAGCGCACCGTTGCTATTCTGACCGCCGCCCAGGCGGTTCTGGGCTCTGTTGCCCCGCTGTCCTTTTCCCTGGGCGGGCTTGCCGGTTACCAAATGCTCGGTGCCGATAAATCGCTGGCGACAGCGCCACTCACCGGCTTCAACATTGGCGTGGCCCTTGGCGCTGTGGCCATTGCCATTGCGTCGCGCCTGTTTGGCCGCAAGGCCGCATTCATCATTGGGGCAGGCTCGGCGGCGATTGGCGGATTGGTCGCCACGCTCGCGCTGTTCAGGATCGATTTCTGGCTGTTTGCCTTCGGCCTGCTGCTGATTGGACTTTCCAGCGGCTTTACCCAGAAGATCCGTTTTGCCGCCGCCGATAGTTCGCCCAGCTATTTCAAGGGCGAGGCCATTTCCTGGATTCTGGCCGGTGGCATTGTTTCGGCGATCCTTGGTCCACAATTGGCAATCTGGCTGAAAGATCTGTTCGAGCCGGTGTTGTTTGCCGGTGCCTTCCTGGCGTTGGCACCGCTGATGCTGCTGGCGATCGGAATTCTCAGCTTCGTTCATCTGGTACAGCCGCTCGGCCACCACGATGACAGCGCCAAGCCCGCACGTCCGCTGCGCGAGATCGTACTGACGCAACGGTTCATCACCGGGATGATTTGCGGCATCTGTACCTATGCGCTGATGACCTTCATGATGACCGGCGCGCCGCTCGCCATGGTGATCGGCTGCGGCTTTACCTCCGATCAGGCAACACTCGGCATTCAATGGCATGTCATCGCCATGTTTGCGCCAAGCTTTTTCACCGGACGGCTGATCCGCAGGTTCGGAGCTGAAAAGATCGTTGCCGCCGGTCTGCTGATCCTGATGGGCTGCGCCGTCGTCGCGCATATGGGCGTCGAGCTGTGGAATTTCTGGGGCGCGCTGGTGTTGCTCGGCATTGGCTGGAATTTCGGTTTCATCGGCGCGACAGCCATTGTTGCCTCCTCCTATCGGCCGCAGGAAGCCGATAAGGTCCAGGGTTTCCACGACATCATACTTTTCAGTACGGTTGCCCTCTCGTCGTTTTCTTCCGGCAAGGTGTTTACCGCCTATGGCTGGTCGGTGATGAACCTGGTGATCTGGCCAGTCACCGTGCTTTGCCTCGTGCTGATTGCGCTGCAATTGCTTGCCGAGCATCGCGCCAAAGCCTGA
- the nusB gene encoding transcription antitermination factor NusB, with translation MTTENNKPPVKTANQRGAARLAAVQALYQMDIGGTGVLEVVAEYETHRLGQEIDGETYLKADASWFRSIVAGVVRDQTKIDPLIRQALQDDWSLARVDSTVRAILRAGTFELLERKDVPIAVIVTEYVEIAHAFFQEDEPKLVNAVLDRIAKQVRVPAVK, from the coding sequence ATGACGACCGAAAATAACAAACCGCCGGTCAAGACCGCCAACCAGCGCGGTGCCGCGAGGCTTGCCGCCGTGCAGGCCCTCTATCAGATGGATATCGGCGGCACTGGCGTTCTCGAAGTCGTTGCTGAATACGAGACCCATCGTCTCGGTCAGGAAATCGACGGCGAAACCTATCTGAAGGCCGATGCCTCCTGGTTCCGCTCCATCGTGGCCGGTGTGGTCCGCGACCAGACCAAGATCGATCCGCTGATCCGTCAGGCCTTGCAGGACGATTGGTCGCTGGCCCGGGTGGACAGCACGGTGCGGGCCATTCTACGCGCTGGCACGTTCGAATTGCTGGAGCGCAAGGACGTACCCATTGCGGTGATCGTCACGGAATATGTCGAGATTGCCCACGCCTTTTTCCAGGAAGACGAGCCCAAGCTGGTCAATGCGGTGCTGGACCGGATTGCCAAGCAGGTCAGGGTTCCCGCAGTCAAGTAA